The proteins below come from a single Oerskovia jenensis genomic window:
- the fdxA gene encoding ferredoxin gives MTYVIAQPCVDVKDKACIEECPVDCIYEGKRSLYIHPDECVDCGACEPVCPVEAIYYEDDVPSEWSDYYRANVEFFDDLGSPGGAAKMGMIEKDDPMIAALSPQA, from the coding sequence GTGACCTATGTGATCGCTCAGCCTTGTGTGGACGTGAAGGACAAGGCGTGCATCGAGGAGTGTCCGGTGGACTGCATCTACGAGGGCAAGCGGTCGTTGTACATCCATCCGGACGAGTGCGTGGACTGTGGTGCGTGCGAGCCTGTGTGTCCGGTGGAGGCGATCTACTACGAGGACGACGTGCCCTCGGAGTGGAGCGACTACTACCGGGCGAACGTGGAGTTCTTCGATGATCTGGGGTCGCCGGGTGGTGCGGCGAAGATGGGCATGATCGAGAAGGACGACCCGATGATCGCGGCCCTGTCCCCGCAGGCCTGA
- a CDS encoding superoxide dismutase has product MAVYTLPELSYDYGALEPHISGRIMELHHSKHHQAYVTGANTALDKLAEARDSGDLAAVNLHEKNLAFNLGGHVNHSAFWTNLSPEGGGEPTGDIAAAIAEDFGSFEKFKKHFAAVAAGVQGSGWAILAWDTLGKKLIIVQLYDQQGNIALGLVPIVLLDVWEHAYYLDYQNVRADYVTAWWNLVNWADADARLARARTQGEGLIIPA; this is encoded by the coding sequence TACGACTACGGCGCACTCGAGCCCCACATCTCCGGCCGCATCATGGAGCTGCACCACTCCAAGCACCACCAGGCCTACGTGACCGGCGCCAACACCGCGCTCGACAAGCTCGCCGAGGCCCGCGACTCGGGCGACCTCGCCGCGGTCAACCTCCACGAGAAGAACCTCGCGTTCAACCTCGGCGGCCACGTCAACCACTCCGCGTTCTGGACCAACCTCTCCCCCGAGGGCGGCGGCGAGCCCACCGGCGACATCGCCGCAGCCATCGCCGAGGACTTCGGCTCGTTCGAGAAGTTCAAGAAGCACTTCGCCGCCGTCGCCGCAGGCGTCCAGGGCTCGGGCTGGGCCATCCTCGCCTGGGACACCCTCGGCAAGAAGCTCATCATCGTCCAGCTCTACGACCAGCAGGGCAACATCGCCCTGGGCCTGGTCCCGATCGTCCTGCTCGACGTCTGGGAGCACGCCTACTACCTCGACTACCAGAACGTGCGCGCCGACTACGTCACCGCCTGGTGGAACCTCGTCAACTGGGCCGACGCCGACGCACGCCTCGCACGCGCCCGCACCCAGGGCGAAGGCCTCATCATCCCCGCCTGA